From the Polaribacter gangjinensis genome, the window AATCTGTCAAATAATCACGCAATACATTTCCAGAAACAGAGATTGTATCTAAACCTTTTACCAATCTTTCTAAAGTAAAATTAGTGGCTTCAAAAGGAGATAAGATTCTGATATCTAAACCTGTAGTATCATGGTTTTGTAAATATTTTTCAACTTTTTTAATGATTTCTGCATCATGAGCTCTATTTTTATCCAACCAAAAAACAGCTGGAGTTTCAGACAATTTAGCTCTTGTTACCGCTAATTTTACCCAATCTTGAATTGGTAAATCTTTGGTTTGACACATTCTCCAAATGTCACCTTTTTCAACAGTGTGTTCTATTAACAGCGTGTTGTTTTCATCTAAAACCTGCACTTTTCCATCTGCTGAAATTTCGAAAGTTTTGTCATGAGAACCATATTCTTCAGCTTGTTGTGCCATCAAACCAACATTAGGAACTGTTCCCATTGTAGATGGATTAAAAGCCCCATTTTTCTTGCAAAAATCAATAGTTGCTGTATAAATTCCTGCATAAGAACTATCAGGAATTATGGCTTTGGTATCTTGTAATTTTCCTTCTTTATTATACATTTTTCCAGAAGTACGAATCATTGCAGGCATTGAAGCATCAATAATTACATCCGAAGGAACATGTAAATTGGTAATTCCTTTATCAGAATTTACCATAGCAACTGCAGCATTTTGATTGAAAATAGTTTCAATATCCGCTAAAATTGTTGATTTTTCAGTTGCTGAAAGTTGATCAAGGTTTGCTAATAATTGACCAAAACCATTGTTGGCGTTAACGCCAATTTTATCAAAAGTTTGTCCGTGTTTTTCAAATAATTCTTTGAAATATGTTTTTACAATATGTCCAAAAATAATAGGATCAGAAACTTTCATCATGGTTGCTTTCATGTGGAAAGACAATAATAGACCTTGTTTTTTTGCATCTGAAATTTCACTCTCTAAGAATTCGAGCAAGGCTTTTTTGCTCATCACAGTTGCATCAATAATTTCTCCTTTTAGTAGAGAAAGTTCTTTTCTTAATGGAGTTTTTGTACCATCATTTGCAATCTGAATTATTTTGATGGTTGTAGGATTCTCAACAGTAACTGATTTTTCATTATTGAAAAAATCACCTTTACTCATGGTTGCAACTTGGGTTTTTGAATCAGAAGTCCAAGCTCCCATTGAATGTGGATTTTTTCGCGCATAATTTTTAATTGCTTTAGGAGCTCTTCTGTCAGAATTTCCTTCACGCAAAACAGGATTTACTGCTGATCCTTTTACTTTATTATAGAGAGCTAAAACCGCTTTATCTTCGTCAGTTTTAATTTCATCAGGATAATTTGGCAATGCATATCCTAATTTTTGTAATTCACTAATGGCTTCTTTAAGTTGTGGTACAGAAGCGCTAATATTTGGTAATTTTATAATATTTGCCTCGGGTTTTGTAGCTAAATCTCCTAAAATAGACAATGCATCTTCTACTTTTTGCTCTTCTGTCAAATAATCAGCAAAATTTGCTAAAATTCTACCAGCCAATGAAATATCTTTTGTTTCAATTTCAATTCCCGAGGATTTTGTAAATGCTTGTACAATTGGTAAAAATGAACGAGTTGCCAAAGCTGGTGCTTCATCGGTTTTGGTGTAAATAATTTTAGCCATTGTGGATTGGTTTATAAAAGTGTATTATTCGATATTAAAAAGATTGATTTTGCTAACGATTTTAGCGGTGCAAATTTAAGAATTTACAATGAGATTATTATTGTAAAATTCTTACAAATTTTTCAAAAAAGATGGGAATAATTCAAAAAAAACAACTTTATTAAAATTGTTTAAAAAATAAAAGCCATATCACTACTAATAATGATATGGCTTCTTGAAATAGTTTTTTATACTGCTTTGTATTACTACCTTGCAAATGAAAGTTACCTTTCATATTTCTTTTTTTAAAAGAAATTATAAGTTACTATTTCTGTTTTGAAACATCGTTTTTCATTTTTCTTTTTCCAAAGAGAAATTTTTTGTTTTGATGTTTCAGGTTGTTGTTTTTCCTATTTTTAAAATTATGTTTTATAATTACACAATAAACTGACTTTTAATCGCTTGCTTTTTTAAAAACAAACTTTCATTGCACTAAAATTAGTTATATAATTTTAAAAAGTTTCTAACAACTATATAAAGAACGTTACTTTATAATTTACGTGAATTTGAATTTGTTCAAATGAAAAAATCAAAATTACTTTGTAAATGATGTTGTAAAAATATGATTGATTTTAAATTTTACAAATTTTTTAATCAATTAAAAATCAACACAATATTAACCATAGTTATGAACAATTGTTCATAAAAAAAGCGTTGTAAAATTTACAACGCTTTTTAAAATTTTATTTGAAGAATACTTATCTTCTTTTCTCAGTAATTCTAGCTTTTTTACCAGTAAGATCTCTGAAGTAGAAAATACGTGCTCTACGAACTTTACCTTTTTTGTTTACTTCAATTTTTTGAATTGATGGTAAGTTTACTGGGAAAATTCTTTCAACACCAACAGTTCCAGACATTTTTCTGATTGTAAAAGTTTCAGAAGCTCCTGAACCTCTTTTTTGGATTACAACACCTCTAAAAAACTGAGTACGTGTTTTTGCACCCTCTTTAATTTCGTAATAAACAGTGATTGTATCACCAGCAGCAAAATCTGCAAATTCTTTTTTTGTTACAAATTCGTCTTGAACAAATTTTATTAAAGATTCCATATCTTAAATTTTATGATTTTCTAAAACAACATTCACGATTCTCGTCAGAGGTTAAATTAGCGAGTGCAAATCTACTAATATTTTTTAGCTTCTAAAAATAAATTTTACTGATTTTTTGATTGATAATTTTCGCAATAGAAAACCCAAAATTTACGAACTTCTTTTTCGTTTATTTTGATGATAATTGGTTCAAGTTCAGTTACTTTTTCAAAGTAATTTTTTAATTCTGGATGGATTTCTCCATTCTTTGAAACATTGGTAAAACGCTTATCTGAATCTATAAAAAGTGCGTTTTTTGCATCTAGATTTGATAAATCATCTCCTAAATAATCAAAATGCAAAGCGGGTAATCCAATGACATTTTGAGCATACACTTTCTGATTCATGTAAAAGTTTAAACAAGCACTTGTTTTGTAATTATCATCAGAAAACACAAAAGTATTTGGATGTTTTTTTTGCAATTTTTCTATTTCTAAAGACAATTCTTTCCAACCAATCCAAGTATCGTCACTTTTTATGGGTGCAACATAAAATAAAACTTGAATCAAAACCAATAAATGAAATATTACAGAAAATATCAATTGCGTTTTGATTAATTTCTGGTTGATAAACATTCCAGCCAATATGATTCCACTGATGTACGATGGCATCATCCAGTTGAGTTTTACCCAATAAATGGGTGTAATTGAGAAAAATCCCACAAAAGTTGGAATGAAAAAAGCCAGTAAAAACAATGTTTTTGCATTTGGTAGTTTCCATTTCACAATTGCTCTTTTGATAAATTTGAAAGTGATTGTTATCATCACTAAAAATAAAACTGGCAATAAAAGCAATAATTGATGCGCAATTGCTCCAAAAAAATAGGTTGCTGAAAAATTAAATTCAGAGATTGAACTTGTTCTTTCTGAGGATTGAAAGTTGAATGAAGCAAAATCATGCTGATAATTCCACCAATAAACAGGAAACATTACCAAAATTGATATCAAGATTGATAACCAAAGCCAAGGTGATTTTAATAATTTTCGATACTCATTTGAAAAAACTAAAAATGCAATCAATCCGAATTGCAATAAAAGGGCTGTGTATTTGCTGTTAAAAGCCAAACCCATTGCAATTCCTGCAAAAATCCAATATTTTTTATTTTCTTCAAAAATGGCTTTGTAAAGACAAATCAAACTTAACGTCCAGAATAATAATAATGGAACATCTGGAGTTGAATTGAATGATAAAATTGAGATAAATAGGGTAGAAGTGATTAAAATTAAGGCTCTTTCAGTTTTACTTTTCGATAAAAAATAGGAAGCTAATTTACAAAAAGCGAGTATTGTAAAAGTTGTAATTGTAAAATCTGTCAATTTGATGACAAAAACCGATTTTCCAAAAATTTCTGAAAACAATCTTAATAAATAACCAATCATTCCAGGATGATCAAAATAGGAAAGTGATAAGTTTTGACCATACAAAAAATAATAGGCATCTTGAGGCATTAATCCCATAAAAGGAAGTATCAAAAATCGAAAAAATTGAAATCCTATCACCCAAGAAATCAGCGCATTATTTTTAATAAAAGATTTAAAATTATTCATCTTTGAGCAAATCTGGTCTTATTGATTTTGTTCTTTCAAAGGCTTTTTCCATGCGCCAATCATCAATTTTTGGAAAATTTCCAGACAATAAAATTTCGGGAACTTTCATTCCTTCAAATTCTGCAGGCCTTGTATAAATTGGTGGTGACAATAAATTGTCTTGAAAAGAGTCTGTTAAAGCAGATTGTTCATCGCCAATAGCACCAGGAATTAAACGTATAACAGCATCAACCAAAACAGCTGCAGCCAATTCACCACCTGTAATTACATAATCTCCAATAGAAATTTCTTTGGTGATGTATTTGTCTCTAATTCGCTGATCTACACCTTTATAATGTCCTGTTAAAATCAATAAATTTTCTTTTATTGACAGTGAATTTGCGGTTGATTGATTCAATACTTTTGCATCTGGAGTCATGTAAATAAGTTCGTCATAACTTCTTTCTGATTGTAATTTTTTAATGCAGTTTACAATTGGTTCCATCATTAAAACCATTCCAGCACCACCTCCAAATTGTGTATCATCAATTTGCTTGTATTTTCCCAAACCATATTCTCGCAAATCGTGAATCACAATTTTGGCAATGCCACTTTGTTGCGCTCTTTTTATAATAGAATGATTGAAAGGACTTTCTAACAAATTTGGAGCTGCTGAAATGATGTCTATGCGCATTTTTTTGGAAATTATTTGGGATAAAATTTCTATAAATTTAGTTCAATTTTCGAGTTACTTTCTTCAAAATAAGATAAATAATCATCAATTTTAAAAGTATTTTTATCAAATCTTGAGGTTCTATTTTTGGATTCTTGTTGTCTGATAATGCTTCTTGCAAAGCGTCTTATTTCAGCTTTTGAAGTTAAAATCAATCCTGGAACAGGAGTACTATTTCCATCTTCATCTTTGGCAACCATTGTAAAATAGGAAGAATTGCAGTGTTTTGTTTCTCCAGTTCTGATGTTTTCAGAATCTACACGCAAACCAATAACCATAGAAGTTCGTCCTGTAAAATTTACAGAGGCTTTTAAGGTTACTAATTCTCCAACTTCAATCGGATTTACAAAATCAACTTTATTAACAGAAGCTGTAACACAATATTGTCCTGAATGTTTTGAAGCACATGCAAAGGCAATTTGATCCATCAAATTTAAAATAAAACCACCATGAATTTTTCCGCTAAAATTAGAGTGAGATGGCAACATCAATTGAGTAATGACTACTTGTGAATCTTTCACATATTTAAAATTACTCATTATTTATTGTTTTTAGTTCTAAAATGAGGAGAGTCTTCTTGGGTAACTTTGGTGATAAAATATTTAGTATCTCCCAACCAAAAAAGGGTTTTGTAGCGTTCTACATAATCAACTTTTACATAATGACCTTGGTAGTTTTTAAGGTCTTCAATAACCTGTTTATTGTTTTTTTCTACAGAAAATGAAAATATTTGAGCGCCCGAAATTCCTTGACTAATTTCTCCTTCCCAAGTTTTAAATAAAATGCCTTTTTTACTTATTTTGATCAATTCGCCAGAGCGAACTCCTTCACTAAAAGTGGCAAAATAAATAAAACTGAAATAGATAACAGCAACAATAACAATTACTGAAACCAAAATTGATAAAAATTTTTTCATGAGTCAAAAATACAAATCTAATTTACTTGATTATGAGAAACTTTTAAAAAACTTTCTTTTAGTAAAAAAACAATAATGATTTTTTTTAACCCTAAATTCAATTAAATTTGTAGAATATCAATGCAAACCAACATGAACTATATCTTATTTGATAGCGATGTTAGAAACTCGTTATTACCTTTTACATTTACAAAACCTGTTGCCGATTTAAGAATAGGAATTTTAACAATTCGCGAAAAATGGGAGCATTATTTAGGGCTTTCAACATCCACAATTACTGAAGATTATTTAGAAGAAAAATATCCGATGGTTGAAATGGAAGAGAATGTTTTAATCAATGCATCATTTTGTCCTTCAAAAAAGCTGGTAAAAAAAATAAAGAATCTTTCAAAAAATGAAGCTATTT encodes:
- a CDS encoding NADP-dependent isocitrate dehydrogenase, producing the protein MAKIIYTKTDEAPALATRSFLPIVQAFTKSSGIEIETKDISLAGRILANFADYLTEEQKVEDALSILGDLATKPEANIIKLPNISASVPQLKEAISELQKLGYALPNYPDEIKTDEDKAVLALYNKVKGSAVNPVLREGNSDRRAPKAIKNYARKNPHSMGAWTSDSKTQVATMSKGDFFNNEKSVTVENPTTIKIIQIANDGTKTPLRKELSLLKGEIIDATVMSKKALLEFLESEISDAKKQGLLLSFHMKATMMKVSDPIIFGHIVKTYFKELFEKHGQTFDKIGVNANNGFGQLLANLDQLSATEKSTILADIETIFNQNAAVAMVNSDKGITNLHVPSDVIIDASMPAMIRTSGKMYNKEGKLQDTKAIIPDSSYAGIYTATIDFCKKNGAFNPSTMGTVPNVGLMAQQAEEYGSHDKTFEISADGKVQVLDENNTLLIEHTVEKGDIWRMCQTKDLPIQDWVKLAVTRAKLSETPAVFWLDKNRAHDAEIIKKVEKYLQNHDTTGLDIRILSPFEATNFTLERLVKGLDTISVSGNVLRDYLTDLFPILEVGTSAKMLSIVPLMNGGGLFETGAGGSAPKHVEQFLEENHLRWDSLGEFLALAVSFEHLSLTNNNPKAMILAETLDQATDVFLDNDKSPSREVGELDIRGSHFYLALYWAEALAKQTKDAELQAEFAPIAKKMRENEMQIVAELNTIQGKPVNIGGYYKPADELADKAMRPSNTFNSILK
- the rplS gene encoding 50S ribosomal protein L19 produces the protein MESLIKFVQDEFVTKKEFADFAAGDTITVYYEIKEGAKTRTQFFRGVVIQKRGSGASETFTIRKMSGTVGVERIFPVNLPSIQKIEVNKKGKVRRARIFYFRDLTGKKARITEKRR
- a CDS encoding glycosyltransferase family 39 protein; the encoded protein is MNNFKSFIKNNALISWVIGFQFFRFLILPFMGLMPQDAYYFLYGQNLSLSYFDHPGMIGYLLRLFSEIFGKSVFVIKLTDFTITTFTILAFCKLASYFLSKSKTERALILITSTLFISILSFNSTPDVPLLLFWTLSLICLYKAIFEENKKYWIFAGIAMGLAFNSKYTALLLQFGLIAFLVFSNEYRKLLKSPWLWLSILISILVMFPVYWWNYQHDFASFNFQSSERTSSISEFNFSATYFFGAIAHQLLLLLPVLFLVMITITFKFIKRAIVKWKLPNAKTLFLLAFFIPTFVGFFSITPIYWVKLNWMMPSYISGIILAGMFINQKLIKTQLIFSVIFHLLVLIQVLFYVAPIKSDDTWIGWKELSLEIEKLQKKHPNTFVFSDDNYKTSACLNFYMNQKVYAQNVIGLPALHFDYLGDDLSNLDAKNALFIDSDKRFTNVSKNGEIHPELKNYFEKVTELEPIIIKINEKEVRKFWVFYCENYQSKNQ
- the trmD gene encoding tRNA (guanosine(37)-N1)-methyltransferase TrmD, with translation MRIDIISAAPNLLESPFNHSIIKRAQQSGIAKIVIHDLREYGLGKYKQIDDTQFGGGAGMVLMMEPIVNCIKKLQSERSYDELIYMTPDAKVLNQSTANSLSIKENLLILTGHYKGVDQRIRDKYITKEISIGDYVITGGELAAAVLVDAVIRLIPGAIGDEQSALTDSFQDNLLSPPIYTRPAEFEGMKVPEILLSGNFPKIDDWRMEKAFERTKSIRPDLLKDE
- a CDS encoding acyl-CoA thioesterase → MSNFKYVKDSQVVITQLMLPSHSNFSGKIHGGFILNLMDQIAFACASKHSGQYCVTASVNKVDFVNPIEVGELVTLKASVNFTGRTSMVIGLRVDSENIRTGETKHCNSSYFTMVAKDEDGNSTPVPGLILTSKAEIRRFARSIIRQQESKNRTSRFDKNTFKIDDYLSYFEESNSKIELNL
- a CDS encoding 6-phosphogluconate dehydrogenase, whose amino-acid sequence is MKKFLSILVSVIVIVAVIYFSFIYFATFSEGVRSGELIKISKKGILFKTWEGEISQGISGAQIFSFSVEKNNKQVIEDLKNYQGHYVKVDYVERYKTLFWLGDTKYFITKVTQEDSPHFRTKNNK